GCTTTCTGGTTGTCTAGTCACAGAGAAAGGCTGTACGTTTCTTGCCTCTGCTCTGGAGTCAAACCCCTCCCACCTGAGAGAACTGGACCTGAGCttcaatcacccaggagactctggagtgaagctgctctctgctagACGGAAAGATCCACACTGTAGACTGGAGAAACTCAGGTAAATGGAAAATGTAGTTGATTTGACTTTTGCTTCTGTAAattgcgccgacagagatggtcacctCGCTTTGCGTTCTTAGGAATCTAtgcaatattattattatttttcttacattgttaacacaggaaatcttaagtcttattacatacagccgggaagaactattggatataagagcaacgtcaattaccaacattacaaccaggaatacgactttcccgaagcggatcctctgtttggaccaccacccaggacaatggatctaatcccagtAGCCGACTcaaaacaacggcgccgtagaaggggcagacagagcggcctcctggtcaggctccgtagacgttctcaccgctcccgagtatactactcgtcaatgtccagtctcttaacaacaaggtagatgaaatttgagtaagggttgccttccagagagacatcagagattgtagcaTTCTCTGtttctcgggatatgttgtcggaattgATTCAGCCACTGGGCTTCTCCATGCATtgcgccgacagagataaacacctctctgggaagagaaaGGGctggggtgtatgcttcatgataaACGACTCATGGTGCAATCATAAcatcatacaggaactcaagtccttctgctcacccgatctagaattccttacaatcaaatgccgtccattttacctaccaagagacttctcgtcagttatagtcacagctatgtacattccccctcaaacAACTTCACtgaactctatgtaaactggaaactatatatccggaggctgcatttattgtagctggggattttaacaaagcaaatttgagaacaaggctacctatattttatcagcatattgattgcacgaCACGCAGGGCTAATACTCTTGACCACTGCTACTcaaacttccgcgatgcatacaaagccctcccccgccatcccttcggcaaatccgaccacgacacCATCTTGCTCGttccgtcttataggcagaaactccaacaggatgtaccagtgaggagaaccattcaacgctggtctgaccaatcggaagccacgcttcaagattgttttgatcacgcaggcTGGTATATGTTCCGGTCATCCTCAGAGAACAATATTGACCTACTCGCTGACTTGCTGAGTgtgtttataaagaagtgcattagagatgttgtacccactgtgactattaaaacctactctaaccagaaaccgtggatggatgtggcatttgcgcaaaactgaaagtgcaatccaacgcatttaaccatggaaagaggtctggaaaTATGGCtgaagtgtagttattccctccgcaaggcaatcaaacaagcgaaatgccagtacagggacaaggtggagtcgcaattcaaccgctcagacacgagacgtatgtggcagggtttacaggaaatcacggactacaaaaacagccacgtcacggacactaaCGTCACGcgtccagacaaactaaacaccttctttgcccactttgaggataatacagtgccacagtCACGGCTCGCTAACAAAGATTGtgtcccccctctccttctctgtggctgatgtgagtaaaacatttaaacatgttaaccctcgcaaggctgctggcccagatggcatcactagccgcgtcctcagagcatgcgcagaccagctggctggtgtgtttacggacatattcaatcgctccctatcccagtctgctgttcccacatgcttcaagatggctaccgttgttcctgtacccaagaaggcaaagataaccgaactaaatgactaccgccccgtaacacttacttctgtcatcatgaagtgctttgagagactcgtCAAggttcatatcacctccaccttaacggccaccctagacccacttcagtttgcataccgccctatcccatttggacaaaaataatacctatataagaatgctgttcattgactacagctcagcattcaacaccatagtaccctccaagctcatcatcaagctggaggccctgggtctcaaccccgccctgtgtaactgggtcctggacttcctgatgggccaccccctggtggtggaggtagaaaacaacatttccacttcgctgaccctcaacactggggccccacaagggtgtgtgctcagccctctcctgtaatccctgttcacccatgactgcgtggccatgcacgcctccaaatcAATCAAGTTTGCAGGTGACACAACTgtagtgggcttgatcaccaacaacgatgagacagcctacagggaggaggtgagaggtgtggtgtatcacagcctggtacggcaactgcaccgccctcaaccgcaaggctctccagagggtggtgcggtctgcacaacgcatcaccgggggtaaactacctgccctcctggacacctacagcacccgatgtcacaggaagccaaaaagataatcaaggacaacaaccactcgagccactgcctgttcaccccactatcatccagaaggcgaggtcagtacaggtgcatcaaagctgggaccgagagactgaaaaacagcttctatctcattgccatcagactgctaaacagcaatcactaattcagagaggctgctgcctacattgagacccaatcactggccactttaataaatggatcacttgtCACTTTATACaacgccactttaaataatgccactttaataatgtttacattatgACATTTTATACCATGTATTGCACTCAGCCTATGCCactcagccatcgctcatccatacacttatatgtacatattatcattcacccctttagatttgtgtgtattaggtagttgttggggaattgttagattacttgttagatattactgcattgtcggaattagaagcaaaagcatttcgctacactcacattaacatctgctaaccatgtgtatgtgaccaataacatgtgaTTTGACTTGTTAACACCTCATTGTTCAATGGGCTTTCAAGACTTTATTTTATGTAGTGAAATCATGAAGGTGATCTCCACTGTAATCAGGTTCAATAGGTCCTACATTACTCTTTTTTCATCCCACAGTTTGGACCATGGTGGAGAGTCCAGAATCAAACCAGGCCTGAGGAAATGTGAGTCATCAAACTACAATTAGAAAGATAAAAGGTAGCTTTTTAAGCAAATTGTAAATAGAACATAACATATGTGTTTCTGCCGTTTTGTCTTGCTACAGATGCCTGCCAGCTGAAGTTGGACTCAAGGTCAACAGATGGTGACCTGACTCTGTCCGAGGCCAACACGAGGGTGGTGAGGAGAACGCAGGTTGACCCATATCCTTATTTAGATTTCTCAGATTCAGATGACTCAGATTACTCACATCGGCCCAAAAAGTCTGATAAGTGGGCCAAAGTACGCTGCAGGGAGCCCCTGTCTGATGGTCGTTTCTACTGGCAGGTTGAATGGACTGGCTGGGTTGATATTGGGGTGACATATACACCCAGATGGGATCTGGAGAAGAAGAGGTCTTGGGGGCTTTTCTGCTGCAATGAACAGTACACATTTATTCATAGTAACAGGATCTCAGTTGTATCAGTACCCAGACCGGACCCAAAGTGTataggagtgtatctggacttTCCGGCCGGCACTCTGTCCTTTTACAGCGTCTCCTCTGGTACACTGACCCACCTGTACACGTACCACACCACgttcactgagcccctctaccCTCAGTTCAAAATCATGTGTGATGAGATAGAGATATTTGGCTCAGTTAAGATCCAAACTCTGTGAATGAAACAAACTGGGAGACTCTGGAATGAAACAAACTGGGAGATTCTGGAATGAAACAAACTGCGAGATTCTGGAATGAAACAAACTGCGAGATTCTGGAATGAAACAAACTGCGAGATTCTGGAATGAAACAAACTGCGAGATTCTGGAATGAAACAAACTGCGAGACTCTGGAATGAAACAAACTGGGAGATTCTGGTATGAAAGCAGCCATCACCAGAGTAACTGACAGACAGATTTTTTATGTTTGTAATTAGATTTAGTCTGTGGTTTTGGGGGGAGGGTTGAATTGAACTTTATCGATACCCAGATGGGAAATCAAAATGGTACATTGATGATCTAAACAATGATTCATGTCAATAAAGTTTTGTAGGAAACTGAGAGTCATGTTGTTGTGTCTCTGTCTGATATAAAGTGATGAAGATGACACCTATCTGTCTCATCACAATGACACCTTCACTCAGAGAGAGGACAATGATGTTTTGATTAGAAACCTTTATGTAGTAAACGTGATAAATATTTACCATTCACACATCGTTCAGCTTTGAGTGGAAATGGTCTTTGGAAGTTGTTTGATGtttatattatttattattttattattgttgtggttatagttatcattatgtattattattaatatGTTTATAATTATTCATTTGTGTAAAAGCTATTTGAGTTTAGTTGAAGCAGCTGAAACCAGAGAACCCTCCCAGTaatggaagaggagagggggggtgatACTGCAGCATGAGATGTTTCATCGATGATGTAGGCCaaaaatccatctcgttccaaCCCCTTGCCGGCAGTGAGAGGAAACGTCaaacggatgcttcacatttatacatccagtgaaTTATCTGTGTCATTGTTCTGTCTGTGGTGATACTGCAGACTGctagaggaaagagggggaggaggggggggagagagactgcAGACTgctagaggaaagagagagggggaggaggggggagagagagactgcagactgctagaggaaagagggagagagatactgcagactgctggaggaaagagagagggaggggggggggggagagagactgcAGACTgctagaggaaagagggaggaggggggagagatacTGCAGACTgctagaggaaagagagagaggggaggggggagagagagactgcaggctGCTAGAGGAaagcgagagggggggagaggggggagagagagactgcagactgctagaggaaagagggggaggaggggggagagagatactgcagactgctagaggaaagagagagggggggaggaggggggagagagagactgcagactgctagaggaaagggggaggaggggggagagatacTGCAGACTgctagaggaaagagagagaggggaggaggggggagagagagactgcagactgctagaggaaagagggggaggagggggagagagactgcAGACTgctagaggaaagagagagagggggaggaggggggagagagagactgcagactgctagaggaaagagggagagagatactgcagactgctagaggaaagagagagagggggaggaggggggagagagagactgcagactgctagaggaaagagggggaggaggggggagagagagactgcagactgctagagaaaagagagagagggggaggaggggggagagagagactgcagactgctagaggaaagagggggaggaaggggagagagagactgcagactgctagaggaaagagggggaggaaggggaggaggggggagagagatattgCAGACTgctagaggaaagagagagggagggggaggaggggggagagaaatacTGCAGAGtgatagaggggagggagagaaagggagagtgatACTGCATACtgatagaggaaagagagagagtgaggaggggggtaaagggagagaaaggagagtgatagaggaaagagagagggggtggagggagaggaagggcgagagagagagagtgaggagggggagaaagggagagtgatagaggaaagagagagggaggaggggagaatgATACTGTAGAGCAGGGGTGGGCAAAGTGTTTgtctaagattttttttttttaataacaaTTGTTTGCTCGATTTGTTCATCAAAATCAATTTGAGGGACAGAAAAAACGTCCATTATcaggtccattatcatttctataaatatataggtccatcatcatttctataaatatattagtccatcatcatttctataaatatataggtccatcattatttctataaatatataggtccatcatcatttctataaatatGTAGGTCCATCATTATTTCTataatatataggtccattatcatttctataaatatataggtccatcatcatttctataaatatataggtccatcataaTTTCTAtgaatatataggtccatcatcatttctataaatatataggtccatcatcagttctataaatatataggtccatcatcatttctataaatatataggtccattaccatatatataaatatataggtccatcatcatttctgtaaatatataggtccagcatcatttctataaatatataaGTCCCTTATATTTTctgtaaatatataggtccattatcatttctataaatatataaGTCCCTTATATTTTctgtaaatatataggtccatcatcatttctataaatatataaGTCCATTATAATTTctgtaaatatataggtccatcatcatttatataaatatatatgtccATTACCATTTCTCCATACTTTCTATCTAGTTTAATACATTTAAGTGTGGCCTGGATGGTAACAGAgtaaacagtctatggcttgtaAATTGGCTGGTGTTGCTAAACCTTTAGAAACTCCAAATTAATTATTAATCTTAAAAGGGCGTGCCAAGGCTATGTTATCGCATTTGACCTTTGATATTGCGACACTACAAGTTATGAGTTGACATTGGCAGGTGTTGCAAGAGAGCATACAGTAGACATTAAATCTGCCTACAAATGAGATCATGAGGGAAGTGAACATTTAGTCGGAGACAAAGAACACGTTGATTAGACAAAGAAAACTTAGGCTGAGTGCACTGTAACAAATTGCTGTAGTTTTTACAGTAAACGCGCACAGTAATTCCCTGTTTTATCCATTAACAATGTGTTAATGTTACAGTAAATGTTACACAAGCAAACAAAATACAGGTATGATGATGTACAGCTAATAACGGTTTGTCATAGGCCCATTGGATTATGGGATTGCGCGGTCTTTTCGGATAAATTCTTGTACAAGACCTCTACACTGAAGCAGTCATCAGGTGGGTTAATTAAATCATGTTTTACATTCATCAGCCGTACAATGAGAAGACGATTTCTCACTAGGGCACGGCTCCCGACGTAAAATTAACCTACAGAATCACATAGCCTATTGTAAAGAATTGGCCATTTGGGCACATCGCGCTTTCCACATGCCGGGGCAGTCTCGTGATGGAAGAGAACATCTGCAATTGCGGTCAGTAAGCTACATGAACCGAGGTAACGACAGTTTCAGATTGGATATTTCCTAACgtccaccaacagcagttagggaccgtcaacatagtgacaaatcaCATTTTTCAAATGTCAATAGCTCTTTAACCATTACTCCTAAAACGTTCAAAACTGGTTGTAGCTAACCCAATGGCATAGACACACATTtcacacacattttttttgttgattttcaattatttatttaattaatttaaataaattcaatagctccttggtcatgtgacctactgacctcaaacAACGTTCAGCATGtacactgactacccttctatattgcacaccctttagtttgtccattttcatttcaCGCGTTTTTACATGAATTGTTCAAACTTTCTAATTTAAATAGCTCCTTGGTCGtgtgacctactgacctcaaacAAACTTCCGAATGGCCACAGACTAACCTTATGCCTTATATATTGCACACCCTTCCTTTAAGCATCTCTGTTCAAACACCTCTCCTGTCCTGGCTCCATACAGCCGGATCTTTTGCGGATATTTTCAGTGTCCATGTGAAAGATAGTTATTGCTGGAAGATTTGTTAACTTCCACTTCTTTTTTTTAACCCCCATGTGAAATGAAGGCAAAATCCACCCCGTACAAAACCACTTTGTAAGAAATTAGTGTTATTATTTGTTAATTTTGAACAATTTTTTTTCCCTGGACAATAAGTCTCCGGTCCGGCTGGGTGAAAGCATCTGGTTCAAGCAAATTGTTAAAGAATATTCACAACAGaagaactgtcacgttcctgacctgttttctgttgtttttataTGGGTttagtcggtcagggcgtgagttggggtgggcattctatgttatgtgtatctatgttggttaatgggttacctgatatggttctcaattagaggcaggtggtttacgtttcctctgattgagaaccatattaaggtaggttgtttcacattgtttgttgtgggtggttgtctcctgtgtttgtatgttggtaccacatgggactgtatcgtttgttttgtagtctgtacctgttcgtgcgttcttcattgTATGTAAGTTCtaaagtccaggtctgtctacatcgtttgttgttttgtagtttgtttaagagttttTCGTCTTCGTCTGTTTTTTGAAATAAATATCATatcaaattaccacgctgcattttggtcatctgatccttctctcctcgtctgaggaggaggacgaagtagatGTTCGTTTGTGTCTACGTGCAAATGAGTAGTCTCGCATTATGTCTGTTTTGGGTCATTTGAATTTAGTATTAATGAACGGTTTGCTATTATGTCATTCCAGATCAGTACACAAGAAcctctgctctcttcctctccccctgtctgctaCGGTGGGCTCCACTCCCCCTGTCTGCTATGGGGGGCTCCTCTCCCCACTGTCTGCTATGGGGGGCTCCTCCTCTAAGAAGACTGTATTTAGGGGGAGAAAGAAGAAACAGGACTCAGTGTTGACCTGGAGTGAACTGAAGGGGGCACTATCCAGTAAGAAACAGAAGAGAAGCATCATTATTCCTACTCCGGACAAACTGTCGGTGGATAACCTGGAGAGGGAGGTCCTTACTACCAATAATACGTTTTCAGTGGCTGGGAGGAGGAAGGAGTCGCTGTCAATCAAGAGGCTGTCATTTGGTAACTCTAGGAAGGAGTCCGTGTCAATCAAGAGGCTGTCATTGGGTAACTCTAGGAAGGAGTCCGTGTCAATCAAGAGGCTGTCATTGGGTAACTCTAGGAAGGAGTCCGTGTCAATCAAGAGACTGTCATTGGGTTACTCTAGGAAGGAGTCCGTGTCAATCAAGAGGCTGTCATTGGGTTACTCTAGGAAGGAGTCTGTGTCACCGAAGAgtctctctctggataagaggaaGAAAGAGATTAAGAAATAGGTGAGGATGgggttgatgtcagggctctgtgcaggtcagtcaagttcttccacaccgatctcgaaacACCATTCCTCTTTGGACCTCGCTTTGTTcacagaggcattgtcatgctgaaacaggaaagggccttcaccaaCCTGTTGccaagcacagaatcgtctagattgtcattgtatgctgtagagttaagatttcccttcactggaactaaggggcccgaaccatgaaaaacagccccagaccatta
The DNA window shown above is from Salvelinus fontinalis isolate EN_2023a chromosome 40, ASM2944872v1, whole genome shotgun sequence and carries:
- the LOC129839644 gene encoding neoverrucotoxin subunit beta-like codes for the protein MRILSAGLRNPNCALQTLRLSGCLVTEKGCTFLASALESNPSHLRELDLSFNHPGDSGVKLLSARRKDPHCRLEKLSLDHGGESRIKPGLRKYACQLKLDSRSTDGDLTLSEANTRVVRRTQVDPYPYLDFSDSDDSDYSHRPKKSDKWAKVRCREPLSDGRFYWQVEWTGWVDIGVTYTPRWDLEKKRSWGLFCCNEQYTFIHSNRISVVSVPRPDPKCIGVYLDFPAGTLSFYSVSSGTLTHLYTYHTTFTEPLYPQFKIMCDEIEIFGSVKIQTL